A genomic window from Halorubrum trapanicum includes:
- a CDS encoding biotin--[acetyl-CoA-carboxylase] ligase, protein MDTRRALLDALAADDGPVSGPALAESLGVSRAAVWKAVEGLREEGFAVASTPEGYVAPEDPGYSGPGIAFGLDAPYSVEYYDRIGSTNARARELAGEGAADVAVVADEQTGSRGRLDREWVAPSGGVWLSVLTRPDVPTARAPLFTLAAAVATTDAAREAGVDARIKWPNDVLVGEEADESGEGDSDPTGRGGRKLAGILTEMEGEADRVGWLVVGVGVNANIDPETLPAGAASLSAERGEPIDRRRFAATLLERYAALTASPAALDGVLPAWRERASTLGRRVRVEAADGVVEGTAVDVAGPGALVVDTDEGRRRVHAGDCEHLRDAE, encoded by the coding sequence ATGGACACGCGCCGCGCGCTGCTGGACGCCCTCGCGGCCGACGACGGTCCCGTCTCCGGCCCCGCCCTCGCCGAGTCGCTCGGCGTCTCGCGGGCGGCCGTCTGGAAGGCCGTCGAGGGGCTCCGCGAGGAGGGGTTCGCGGTCGCGTCGACGCCCGAGGGGTACGTCGCCCCCGAGGATCCCGGCTACTCCGGGCCGGGGATCGCGTTCGGGCTCGACGCCCCCTACTCGGTGGAGTACTACGACCGGATCGGATCGACGAACGCGCGGGCCCGCGAGCTCGCCGGGGAGGGCGCGGCCGACGTCGCCGTGGTCGCCGACGAGCAGACGGGGAGCCGGGGGCGCCTCGACCGCGAGTGGGTGGCGCCGAGCGGCGGCGTCTGGCTGTCGGTCCTGACGCGCCCCGACGTGCCGACGGCGCGGGCGCCGCTGTTCACCCTCGCGGCCGCGGTGGCGACGACCGACGCCGCCCGCGAGGCCGGCGTGGACGCGCGGATCAAGTGGCCGAACGACGTGCTCGTCGGGGAGGAGGCCGACGAGTCGGGCGAGGGCGACTCGGACCCGACCGGCCGCGGCGGCCGGAAGCTGGCGGGGATCCTCACGGAGATGGAGGGGGAGGCCGACCGCGTCGGCTGGCTCGTCGTCGGCGTCGGGGTCAACGCGAACATCGATCCGGAGACGCTGCCCGCGGGCGCGGCGTCGCTGTCGGCGGAGCGCGGGGAACCGATCGACCGGCGGCGGTTCGCCGCGACGCTGCTCGAACGCTACGCGGCGCTGACGGCGTCGCCCGCGGCGCTCGACGGGGTCCTCCCGGCGTGGCGCGAGCGGGCGAGCACGCTCGGGCGGCGCGTCCGCGTCGAGGCCGCGGACGGGGTCGTGGAGGGAACCGCGGTCGACGTCGCGGGGCCGGGCGCGCTCGTGGTCGACACCGACGAGGGGCGGCGGCGCGTCCACGCGGGCGACTGCGAACACCTCCGCGACGCGGAGTGA
- the gatE gene encoding Glu-tRNA(Gln) amidotransferase subunit GatE: MSTDATPEYDYEELGLVAGLEIHQQLDTETKLFCDSPTVERDPEESDRSITRKLHPTKSELGELDDAAMEESRIDREFTYLAYDTTCLVEEDDEPPRRVDGEALSVALQIADLLDLSVVDQAHVMRKLVIDGSNTSGFQRSILLGQDGEIETESGSVSVVDLMLEEESAKRVEETDDGVVYSLDRLGVPLVEIGTGPDIRSPEGARQAAERIGMLLRSTGAVKRGLGTIRQDVNVSIADGARVEVKGVQDLQGIEDIVRGEVGRQAELLEIRDELRERDASVGDVADVTDVFADTESGVIRGALDSGGKVTAVPLFGFDGLVGREIQPDRRLGTEFSDHAKRHGAGGIFHTDELPAYGVTEAEVDALRDAVGAGEGDAVAIVAADPETADLAVEAAAERAETAIEGVPEETRGANDDGTTRYLRPLPGAARMYPETDVPPVEPDPSDVETPELLDEKAERYEAEFGLDAGLAEQVAFGQRFPLFEAAVERGVDPTFAATTLESTTTEIRRDGAPVENLTDDHFLALFDLVEDGDLAKEGVPEVLTTLAENPDLSASEAVEEAGLSGVSEDEVREAVVEVVERNADQIEAEGMGAFSGLMGEAMGALRGKADGEVVSDVLREEIGKRS; encoded by the coding sequence ATGAGTACGGACGCGACCCCCGAGTACGACTACGAGGAGCTGGGGCTCGTCGCCGGGCTGGAGATCCACCAGCAGCTCGACACCGAGACCAAGCTGTTCTGCGACTCCCCCACCGTCGAGCGCGACCCCGAGGAGTCCGACCGGTCGATCACCCGCAAGCTCCACCCGACGAAGAGCGAGCTGGGCGAGCTCGACGACGCCGCGATGGAGGAGAGCCGCATCGACCGCGAGTTCACCTACCTCGCGTACGACACCACCTGCCTCGTCGAGGAGGACGACGAGCCGCCCCGGCGCGTCGACGGCGAGGCGCTCTCGGTCGCGCTCCAGATCGCCGACCTGCTCGACCTCTCCGTCGTCGATCAGGCCCACGTCATGCGGAAGCTCGTCATCGACGGCTCGAACACCTCCGGCTTCCAGCGCTCGATCCTCCTCGGACAGGACGGCGAGATCGAGACGGAGTCGGGGTCGGTGTCGGTCGTCGACCTCATGCTCGAAGAGGAGTCCGCCAAGCGGGTCGAGGAGACCGACGACGGCGTCGTCTACTCGCTCGACCGACTCGGCGTCCCCCTCGTCGAAATCGGGACTGGCCCGGACATCCGGAGCCCCGAGGGCGCGCGGCAGGCGGCCGAGCGGATCGGGATGCTGCTGCGCTCGACGGGCGCGGTCAAGCGCGGGCTCGGCACGATCCGTCAGGACGTGAACGTCTCCATCGCCGACGGCGCCCGCGTCGAGGTGAAGGGCGTTCAGGACCTCCAGGGGATCGAGGACATCGTCCGCGGCGAGGTCGGACGGCAGGCGGAGCTGCTCGAAATCCGCGACGAGCTCCGCGAGCGCGACGCGAGCGTCGGCGACGTCGCCGACGTGACCGACGTCTTCGCCGACACGGAGTCGGGGGTCATCCGCGGCGCGCTCGACTCGGGCGGGAAGGTGACCGCCGTCCCGCTGTTCGGCTTCGACGGGCTCGTCGGCCGCGAGATCCAGCCCGACCGCCGGCTCGGCACCGAGTTCTCGGACCACGCGAAGCGCCACGGCGCGGGCGGCATCTTCCACACCGACGAACTGCCGGCGTACGGCGTCACCGAGGCGGAGGTCGACGCGCTCCGCGACGCGGTCGGCGCGGGCGAGGGCGACGCGGTCGCCATCGTCGCGGCCGATCCCGAGACCGCCGACCTCGCGGTCGAGGCGGCCGCCGAGCGCGCGGAGACCGCGATCGAGGGCGTCCCCGAGGAGACCCGCGGCGCGAACGACGACGGGACCACGCGCTACCTCCGGCCGCTGCCGGGCGCCGCGCGGATGTACCCCGAGACGGACGTGCCGCCGGTCGAGCCGGACCCCTCCGACGTGGAGACGCCCGAACTCCTCGACGAGAAGGCCGAGCGGTACGAGGCGGAGTTCGGGCTCGACGCCGGCCTCGCCGAGCAGGTCGCGTTCGGCCAGCGGTTCCCCCTCTTCGAGGCCGCGGTCGAGCGCGGCGTCGACCCCACCTTCGCAGCGACGACGCTGGAGTCGACGACGACCGAGATCCGGCGCGACGGCGCGCCGGTCGAGAACCTCACCGACGACCACTTCCTCGCCCTCTTCGACCTCGTCGAGGACGGCGACCTCGCGAAGGAGGGCGTCCCCGAGGTGCTGACGACGCTCGCGGAGAACCCCGATCTGTCGGCGAGCGAGGCGGTCGAGGAGGCCGGACTCTCGGGCGTGAGCGAGGACGAGGTGCGCGAGGCGGTCGTCGAGGTCGTCGAGCGCAACGCCGACCAGATCGAGGCCGAGGGGATGGGCGCGTTCTCCGGGCTGATGGGCGAGGCGATGGGCGCCCTCCGCGGGAAGGCCGACGGCGAGGTCGTCTCCGACGTGTTACGCGAGGAGATCGGCAAGCGGTCGTAG
- a CDS encoding phosphate-starvation-inducible PsiE family protein, producing the protein MADSPPADPSDDSSSPDRTPNPSVAKTRGDRVSDATNRFIHGVELAAAALFALLFGIGVVDLAIQIAESVPTGAITDPNTVIGFIETGLLLLIIVEVYETVVAYIEQSDTRRIVRLVIYTGVIAMVRKVIIFRTTEYPSTQDALFAAVSYTIIIAGLVALLYVERSVGSSLVPDPE; encoded by the coding sequence ATGGCAGACTCACCCCCGGCCGACCCGTCGGACGACTCGTCCTCGCCGGACCGGACGCCGAACCCGTCAGTCGCGAAGACGCGCGGCGACCGCGTCTCCGACGCGACGAACCGCTTCATCCACGGCGTCGAGCTGGCCGCGGCGGCGCTGTTCGCGCTCCTCTTCGGCATCGGCGTCGTCGACCTCGCGATCCAGATCGCCGAGTCGGTCCCGACCGGCGCGATCACCGATCCGAACACGGTCATCGGCTTCATCGAGACCGGGCTGCTGTTGCTCATCATCGTCGAGGTGTACGAGACGGTCGTCGCCTACATCGAGCAGAGCGACACCCGTCGGATCGTCAGGCTGGTGATCTACACCGGCGTCATCGCGATGGTCCGGAAGGTGATCATCTTCCGTACCACGGAGTACCCCTCCACGCAGGACGCCCTGTTCGCCGCGGTGTCGTACACGATCATCATCGCCGGGCTCGTGGCGCTGTTGTACGTTGAGCGCTCGGTCGGGTCGTCGCTGGTTCCGGACCCGGAGTGA
- a CDS encoding universal stress protein produces the protein MPLYDRILVPTDGSSEGELAVCHALDLAAVHGASVRAIYVVDTARYAGMPMETTWEGVGDLLYDDAEAALETVEELAADRDVDVETAVVEGSPSREIVTHAEETDSDLVVMGTHGRGGIDRLLLGSVAEKVVRGSSVPVLTVRIGDGEEPPSAAESESATESANTSGSAGGEESATASGTSAGETGAAGTDADGSVSDATETG, from the coding sequence ATGCCCCTATACGACCGAATCCTGGTTCCGACCGACGGCTCCTCGGAGGGGGAGCTGGCGGTGTGCCACGCGCTCGACCTCGCCGCGGTCCACGGGGCGTCGGTCCGCGCCATCTACGTGGTCGACACCGCGCGGTACGCCGGGATGCCGATGGAGACGACCTGGGAGGGCGTCGGCGACCTGCTGTACGACGACGCGGAGGCGGCGCTCGAAACGGTGGAAGAGCTGGCCGCGGACCGCGACGTCGACGTCGAGACCGCCGTCGTCGAGGGGTCGCCGAGCCGCGAGATCGTCACTCACGCCGAGGAGACGGACTCGGACCTCGTCGTGATGGGAACCCACGGGCGCGGCGGGATCGACCGGCTGCTCCTCGGCAGCGTCGCGGAGAAGGTCGTCCGCGGTTCGTCGGTCCCGGTGTTGACCGTCCGGATCGGCGACGGGGAGGAGCCGCCGAGCGCCGCCGAATCGGAGAGCGCGACCGAATCGGCGAACACGAGCGGCTCCGCGGGCGGCGAGGAGTCCGCGACCGCGAGCGGGACGAGCGCGGGCGAGACGGGCGCCGCCGGGACCGACGCGGACGGCTCGGTCTCCGACGCGACGGAAACCGGGTAG
- a CDS encoding DMT family transporter yields the protein MNLRNLLSTPESILAAFVLLATLWGTSFVAIEAGLHYFPPLLFAGVRYAIAGAVVLGVAAVASGRTMPRGRDEWLGVAVAGAFVIAAYHGLLYVAELRISGGVAAVVVSLAPVLTAVFAAVLLPNERLGPFEIGGFALGILGVIVIADPTEAGLGSAALFGVALAFAGAVAFSLGAVLLRPLRTDLPIAALQGWAMVSGAGLLFAGAALLGESPAAIVWNATSIASLSYLTLLSGVVAFLIYFALLDEVGPTQLHLVGYAEPVVAAVGSWVLLGSLIEAEAVLGFVAILAGFLVLERREIAAYVGVEDALRAH from the coding sequence ATGAACCTGCGGAACCTACTCTCTACTCCCGAATCGATCCTCGCGGCGTTCGTCCTCCTCGCGACGCTGTGGGGCACCTCCTTCGTCGCCATCGAGGCCGGGTTACACTACTTCCCGCCGCTGCTGTTCGCCGGCGTCCGCTACGCGATCGCCGGTGCGGTCGTGTTGGGCGTCGCCGCGGTCGCCTCCGGCAGGACGATGCCCCGTGGCCGCGACGAGTGGCTCGGGGTCGCCGTCGCCGGGGCCTTCGTGATCGCCGCGTACCACGGGCTCCTCTACGTCGCGGAGCTGCGCATCTCGGGCGGGGTCGCGGCCGTGGTCGTGAGCCTCGCGCCGGTGTTGACCGCCGTGTTCGCGGCCGTCCTCCTCCCGAACGAGCGCCTCGGGCCCTTCGAGATCGGCGGGTTCGCCCTCGGGATCCTCGGCGTGATCGTGATCGCCGACCCGACGGAGGCCGGACTCGGCAGCGCCGCGCTGTTCGGCGTCGCGCTCGCGTTCGCCGGCGCGGTCGCCTTCTCGCTGGGCGCCGTGCTGCTCCGCCCGCTGCGGACCGACCTCCCAATCGCCGCGCTCCAGGGGTGGGCGATGGTTTCCGGCGCCGGGCTCCTGTTCGCCGGCGCCGCCCTGCTCGGCGAGTCGCCCGCGGCGATCGTCTGGAACGCGACGTCGATCGCGTCGCTGTCGTATCTCACGCTGCTGTCGGGCGTCGTCGCGTTCCTGATCTACTTCGCGCTGCTCGACGAGGTCGGGCCGACCCAGCTCCACCTCGTCGGCTACGCGGAGCCGGTCGTCGCCGCGGTGGGGAGCTGGGTCCTGCTCGGCAGCTTGATCGAGGCGGAGGCGGTCCTCGGCTTCGTCGCGATCCTCGCCGGCTTCCTCGTCTTGGAGCGCCGCGAGATCGCCGCCTACGTCGGCGTCGAGGACGCGCTCCGGGCGCACTGA
- a CDS encoding 2Fe-2S iron-sulfur cluster-binding protein, with the protein MSDGDRGGGGNGDDGPDDGSETVPLVVVDGDERVELDVERGGNLRRALLDAGLSPYAPATRRLNCGGRGLCATCGVRVREGPPADHWHDRLADRFGYPRLSCQIPVDRPMTVALVDKRVWGGRNADASGENAGADGR; encoded by the coding sequence ATGAGCGACGGCGACCGCGGCGGTGGGGGCAACGGCGACGACGGACCTGACGACGGGTCCGAGACGGTGCCGCTCGTCGTCGTCGACGGCGACGAGCGCGTCGAACTCGACGTCGAGCGCGGCGGCAACCTCCGCCGAGCCCTGCTCGACGCCGGGCTGTCGCCGTACGCGCCCGCGACCCGCCGCCTCAACTGCGGCGGGCGAGGGCTGTGCGCCACCTGCGGCGTCCGCGTTCGCGAGGGACCGCCGGCCGACCACTGGCACGACCGCCTCGCCGACCGGTTCGGGTACCCGCGTCTCTCGTGTCAGATTCCGGTCGACCGACCGATGACGGTCGCGCTCGTCGACAAGCGCGTGTGGGGCGGGCGGAACGCCGACGCGAGCGGCGAAAACGCGGGAGCGGACGGCCGCTGA
- a CDS encoding Lrp/AsnC family transcriptional regulator produces MDERDVRLVKAISDLGTGSPERLHEETGIPVSTIHYRLNNLREDGVIENDLYDLDHEALGLGVTVIVEVLASYEGPYEEFAEELLAVEGVTEAFFTMGETDFVVLARLSSSDTVERLISDFEAIPEVERTNSTFTIATLRDEPRAPATYDLDTLIEELTD; encoded by the coding sequence ATGGACGAGCGCGACGTGCGGCTGGTGAAGGCCATCTCCGATCTCGGCACCGGGAGCCCGGAGCGGCTCCACGAGGAGACCGGGATTCCGGTGTCGACGATCCACTACCGGCTGAACAACCTCCGCGAGGACGGCGTCATCGAGAACGACCTGTACGACCTCGACCACGAGGCGCTCGGGCTCGGCGTCACAGTCATCGTCGAGGTGCTCGCGAGCTACGAGGGGCCCTACGAGGAGTTCGCGGAGGAACTGCTCGCGGTCGAGGGTGTCACGGAGGCGTTCTTCACGATGGGCGAGACGGACTTCGTCGTCCTCGCGCGGCTCTCCTCGTCGGACACCGTCGAGCGGCTCATCAGCGACTTCGAGGCGATACCGGAGGTCGAGCGGACGAACTCGACGTTCACGATCGCGACGCTGCGCGACGAGCCGCGCGCGCCGGCGACGTACGACCTCGACACGCTGATCGAAGAGTTGACGGACTGA